In the Armatimonadota bacterium genome, one interval contains:
- a CDS encoding DUF2961 domain-containing protein, giving the protein MILLAILAGLLQTVQNPLGTPIDGPGSTLSLARRIALPNSPAMPYGLQLMARFDLLPTLRDTRCVQDSSYDRSGGNGDSGNFFARKGNVAVLADIRGPGCIYRFWSANAQGRLRIYFDGQKAPTIDCPMQDLFLGKVAPFVQPLVGHKSGGFYCYFPMAFQKHCRIEVTDPGSLYYHVQYQLFPDNQRIRTFTTTLTRPDQLALQTVLAQWNHLGSDPKPPPAGELMLSGTVAAVAGQDMQFARIDGPAVIDAIRMRVLPANRFTLRQTVFSINWDGSATPAVQAPIGDFFGSGLGDVRFAAMPDAMTDQGYVCYWPMPFSSAAAFKLHNYAPGGALEVQWQIQYHKTDAPPKGEGWFQAQWHRETTVAGHPFHILDTDGRGQYVGEHTDMQGDRGIWFLEGDEQIWVDGDTFPSIHGTGTEDFYTAGWYFDEGTFNEAYHGCVVKQEAISRVGAYRYQIQDCVPFQHHIRVNIEHGPENDYPGADYSCVAYWYQDTPGHTWSPIDPTQLTPPRLKLAGVIEAESLGWSGGSTQQMSDDTFAAQASGAKVESVAGGPAIATINSPAAGVSRVTLSMMDASDAAHTFDVSVNGGPMQKVGTTADPDVPGRLTASFGGLLASGANKLTFTVPTGGAVYLDYLQLDAAPHEKGVAEAEDYLSSVHPSAGTTVSRVDKVGSNWSGWSALQWSALRGNSSLSLPFEVHTAGSKSIQLGVIQSPLEGKTQVSIDGLPAGTFGPLPATWAGTSHRMFLGQMNLSTGEHLLTFARRIGSTIPLTLDYFAVKSGKYPFSVEAEDLKVLSADGGDASTQQLPSPDHAWSGDAQFWFVADHPNASATLQLPVAAPGKYTLVVYFTTAKDYAQVQTLVDGAPVGPVVDCYTPTVRPKGRTVLGEVTLSAGDHKITFRAAGKNAASTNYLIGVDAIGLEPVK; this is encoded by the coding sequence TTGATTCTTCTCGCAATACTCGCAGGTCTGCTCCAGACCGTCCAAAACCCACTTGGGACACCTATCGACGGTCCGGGATCAACGCTGTCACTTGCCAGGCGCATCGCGCTGCCGAATTCTCCAGCCATGCCATATGGACTGCAGTTGATGGCGCGGTTCGATCTGCTGCCAACTCTCCGCGACACACGATGCGTTCAGGACTCGAGTTACGATCGAAGCGGCGGTAATGGGGATTCTGGCAACTTCTTCGCGCGCAAGGGAAACGTGGCTGTTTTGGCAGATATCCGAGGCCCTGGTTGCATCTACCGATTCTGGTCAGCCAATGCACAGGGCCGGCTCCGAATATACTTCGATGGTCAGAAGGCGCCGACCATCGATTGCCCGATGCAAGACCTGTTTCTAGGCAAGGTGGCTCCGTTCGTCCAACCGCTCGTCGGCCACAAAAGTGGCGGCTTCTATTGCTACTTTCCCATGGCGTTTCAAAAGCACTGCAGAATCGAGGTAACAGATCCTGGCAGTCTCTACTACCATGTGCAGTACCAGCTGTTCCCCGACAATCAGCGAATTCGAACGTTTACCACAACGCTGACGCGGCCGGACCAGTTGGCTCTGCAGACGGTGCTGGCTCAATGGAACCACCTTGGCAGCGATCCCAAACCGCCTCCGGCCGGTGAACTCATGCTCAGTGGCACCGTTGCCGCGGTGGCAGGGCAAGACATGCAGTTCGCACGGATTGATGGGCCGGCGGTAATCGACGCCATCCGGATGCGTGTTCTGCCGGCAAACCGGTTTACGCTGCGCCAAACGGTATTCAGCATCAACTGGGATGGAAGCGCGACGCCAGCGGTTCAGGCTCCTATCGGTGACTTTTTTGGTTCCGGCCTTGGCGACGTTCGATTTGCCGCCATGCCGGATGCGATGACCGACCAGGGATACGTATGCTATTGGCCGATGCCGTTTTCGTCAGCAGCTGCCTTCAAGCTTCACAACTATGCTCCCGGTGGGGCTTTGGAGGTGCAGTGGCAGATCCAATACCATAAAACCGACGCGCCGCCCAAGGGCGAGGGCTGGTTTCAGGCGCAGTGGCATCGCGAGACCACGGTCGCCGGCCATCCGTTCCACATTCTGGATACCGATGGGCGCGGCCAGTACGTGGGGGAGCATACCGATATGCAGGGTGACCGCGGAATCTGGTTCCTGGAGGGTGACGAACAGATATGGGTAGATGGAGATACGTTCCCATCTATCCATGGGACCGGCACAGAAGATTTCTATACGGCCGGGTGGTACTTTGACGAGGGCACGTTTAACGAAGCGTACCACGGCTGCGTGGTTAAGCAGGAAGCAATATCGCGAGTTGGCGCTTACCGCTACCAGATACAGGATTGCGTACCGTTTCAGCACCACATCCGGGTGAACATTGAGCACGGTCCTGAGAACGACTATCCAGGCGCTGACTACTCCTGCGTGGCGTACTGGTACCAGGATACGCCTGGCCACACGTGGTCGCCGATTGACCCTACGCAACTCACGCCGCCACGTCTGAAGCTGGCAGGCGTGATTGAGGCTGAATCGCTGGGCTGGAGTGGTGGCAGTACCCAGCAGATGTCGGATGACACCTTTGCGGCGCAGGCCAGCGGCGCAAAGGTTGAGAGCGTGGCGGGTGGGCCGGCCATCGCGACAATAAACTCCCCTGCGGCCGGCGTTTCTCGCGTCACGCTTTCGATGATGGACGCCTCCGATGCGGCCCATACATTTGACGTATCGGTCAACGGCGGACCCATGCAGAAGGTTGGCACAACGGCCGATCCCGATGTACCGGGCAGACTGACTGCTTCTTTCGGAGGCCTGCTGGCGTCCGGCGCCAACAAACTGACCTTCACCGTGCCGACGGGCGGCGCAGTCTACCTCGACTATTTGCAATTGGATGCAGCACCGCATGAAAAGGGAGTGGCCGAGGCAGAGGACTACCTTTCCTCCGTGCATCCATCGGCGGGTACGACCGTAAGCCGTGTTGATAAAGTTGGGTCGAACTGGAGCGGATGGAGTGCTTTGCAGTGGTCGGCATTGCGAGGCAACTCTTCGCTAAGCCTTCCGTTTGAGGTACACACCGCGGGCAGCAAGAGCATCCAGCTCGGTGTAATCCAGTCACCGCTGGAGGGCAAAACCCAGGTTTCAATCGATGGGTTGCCTGCGGGCACGTTCGGGCCGCTTCCGGCCACGTGGGCGGGTACTTCACACCGCATGTTTCTGGGCCAGATGAACCTCAGCACGGGCGAGCACTTGCTCACTTTCGCACGTCGGATCGGGTCCACAATACCGCTCACACTGGACTACTTTGCGGTGAAGTCGGGCAAGTATCCATTCAGCGTGGAGGCGGAGGATCTCAAGGTGCTCAGCGCTGATGGCGGCGATGCGAGCACGCAGCAACTGCCCTCCCCGGACCACGCGTGGAGCGGCGATGCGCAGTTCTGGTTCGTGGCGGATCATCCAAATGCGTCGGCGACGCTCCAGCTGCCTGTGGCTGCGCCTGGTAAATACACGCTGGTCGTATACTTCACTACGGCAAAGGACTATGCCCAGGTACAGACGCTGGTGGATGGCGCGCCCGTAGGTCCGGTGGTCGACTGCTACACGCCAACCGTCAGGCCAAAGGGCCGTACCGTACTTGGTGAGGTGACGCTTTCCGCTGGCGATCACAAGATTACCTTCCGCGCTGCCGGGAAAAATGCTGCATCCACCAACTATCTGATTGGAGTAGATGCTATCGGACTTGAACCCGTGAAGTGA
- the tsaE gene encoding tRNA (adenosine(37)-N6)-threonylcarbamoyltransferase complex ATPase subunit type 1 TsaE — translation MSEEFVCVSAAMTEAAGERLGREAEAGDLIGLQGGIGSGKTTFARGIARGIGIEASVTSPTFTLVNQYSGPIAMLHVDVWRLDDADEVLSYIEAQTNAPAITVVEWSDRPSANLLRPDVTIRLVQGDSPNSRLLTAVTNTARGIALATALRASA, via the coding sequence GTGAGTGAAGAGTTCGTATGCGTTTCAGCCGCCATGACGGAGGCGGCCGGCGAACGGCTGGGCCGCGAAGCCGAGGCGGGTGACCTTATCGGCCTACAGGGCGGCATTGGTAGCGGAAAGACAACATTCGCTCGCGGTATCGCCCGGGGGATCGGCATCGAAGCGAGTGTTACCAGCCCTACATTTACTCTGGTTAACCAGTACTCCGGGCCTATCGCCATGCTGCACGTAGACGTATGGCGATTGGACGATGCCGACGAGGTTCTTTCGTATATCGAGGCGCAGACAAACGCGCCCGCGATCACCGTTGTCGAGTGGTCCGACCGGCCCTCCGCCAATTTGCTTCGGCCGGATGTGACCATCCGGCTGGTACAGGGCGATTCACCGAATAGTCGCCTTCTTACCGCCGTCACGAATACCGCGCGTGGGATAGCCCTTGCGACCGCACTGCGGGCATCCGCGTAG
- the tsaB gene encoding tRNA (adenosine(37)-N6)-threonylcarbamoyltransferase complex dimerization subunit type 1 TsaB, giving the protein MPAPKVLALETSGEICSVAVAVGASLQCEHTFSHRMTLSIRLMGVVDTVLECAGVELSDLDALACDVGPGSFTGVRIGVAAAASLSMATGLPVYAETALGTVAARLIGTGLSEVVAVVPHNRGAVSAQRFRNGVEAIGPPEAIAFTEFARYLGTQNDAVVLCGPGARSTLPHLHTGIRIAAEECPQAREIAIRAARRITGGESGLDPEELRPVYIAPPAISTPKAVVGPRQAPPPSA; this is encoded by the coding sequence ATGCCCGCACCGAAAGTGCTCGCACTTGAGACCTCAGGTGAGATCTGCTCTGTTGCTGTAGCCGTCGGTGCGTCTCTTCAATGTGAGCACACATTCAGCCACCGCATGACGCTTTCGATACGCCTGATGGGGGTTGTTGACACTGTACTGGAGTGTGCAGGTGTCGAGCTTTCAGATCTGGACGCGCTGGCGTGCGACGTAGGGCCCGGCTCGTTTACCGGGGTACGGATCGGGGTTGCTGCCGCTGCGTCACTCTCCATGGCCACCGGGTTGCCGGTATATGCGGAAACGGCCTTAGGCACGGTGGCGGCGCGGTTGATCGGTACTGGCTTGAGTGAGGTAGTTGCTGTTGTTCCACACAATCGCGGTGCGGTATCGGCCCAAAGGTTTCGCAATGGTGTGGAAGCCATAGGCCCTCCGGAAGCGATCGCCTTCACCGAGTTCGCTCGCTATCTCGGAACGCAAAACGATGCGGTGGTGCTCTGCGGGCCGGGCGCAAGGTCCACTTTGCCGCATCTTCACACGGGCATACGCATAGCTGCCGAGGAGTGTCCGCAGGCACGGGAGATTGCGATCCGTGCGGCCCGCCGAATTACCGGTGGCGAAAGCGGACTGGACCCGGAAGAGCTACGTCCGGTGTATATAGCGCCGCCAGCGATATCCACGCCAAAGGCTGTGGTCGGGCCGCGTCAGGCTCCGCCGCCGAGCGCCTGA
- the sucD gene encoding succinate--CoA ligase subunit alpha: MAILIDASTRMIVQGITGRDGGFHTAHMIAYGSNVVGGVTPGKGGQSAQGVPVYDTVREAVAAGEANTSVIFVPAKLNAADAILEAADAGIRLIVCISENVPTQDMIRVNAVLRMKNGVRLIGPNCPGLISPGICKAGIIPGEIFTPGPVGLVSRSGTLTYEIADGLTRAGLGQSSGVGIGGDPMIGTKFRDVLPMFEADPQTRAVVLVGEIGGSDEEDCAPYIRTMTKPVVGFISGRTAPPGKRMGHAGAIISGSSGTPAAKVAALQAAGVVIADAPSQIPDLVRQALGGGA, encoded by the coding sequence ATGGCGATTCTGATTGACGCATCGACGCGAATGATTGTGCAGGGCATCACCGGGCGTGATGGTGGGTTTCACACGGCCCACATGATTGCCTACGGCTCGAATGTCGTTGGAGGAGTTACACCCGGTAAGGGCGGACAGTCGGCTCAGGGCGTGCCGGTGTACGACACGGTGCGTGAAGCAGTGGCTGCCGGCGAGGCAAATACCAGCGTGATCTTCGTACCGGCCAAACTCAATGCGGCGGATGCTATTCTGGAAGCTGCCGACGCCGGAATCCGCCTGATCGTGTGCATCTCTGAGAACGTACCGACCCAGGATATGATACGGGTCAATGCGGTACTGCGGATGAAGAACGGCGTACGCCTCATCGGGCCTAACTGTCCCGGCCTCATAAGCCCGGGCATCTGCAAGGCCGGCATCATACCGGGGGAGATTTTCACGCCAGGGCCGGTCGGGTTGGTGTCGCGGAGCGGCACCCTTACCTACGAAATCGCCGATGGCCTGACGCGCGCCGGCTTGGGCCAATCGAGCGGCGTAGGAATCGGTGGTGATCCAATGATTGGAACCAAGTTCCGGGATGTGCTGCCGATGTTTGAAGCAGATCCGCAGACCCGGGCAGTAGTGCTTGTAGGCGAGATAGGTGGGAGCGACGAGGAGGATTGCGCGCCATACATCCGCACGATGACGAAGCCCGTCGTCGGCTTTATATCCGGCCGCACCGCGCCACCGGGTAAGCGAATGGGCCACGCCGGCGCCATTATCTCCGGATCATCCGGCACGCCGGCGGCCAAGGTTGCGGCACTTCAAGCAGCGGGCGTTGTCATCGCCGATGCTCCCAGTCAAATCCCGGACCTGGTTCGTCAGGCGCTCGGCGGCGGAGCCTGA
- a CDS encoding DUF1080 domain-containing protein, whose product MRLTFVGCTAGIALMACFSQLAALAGPVRRQTSGPVGVGALPPKVPGVHVLFSGDPEQVTANFRNFGAPGPASWTVSNGAMIAANGNIVTRLKLTDFQLHLEWKEPYMPNAHGQERGNSGIGLDERYEIQVLDSYGIASPGSGDCGSVYGQSAPLINACKPPRVWQSYDIIFRAPRWDANGKKTQDARVTVFQNGMIVQNNTRIQGTTGIGRGSEGNSPGGIILQYHGNPMSFRNIWVVSLPLSGAAHY is encoded by the coding sequence ATGCGTCTCACTTTCGTTGGGTGTACAGCCGGCATCGCACTGATGGCGTGCTTCAGTCAGCTTGCTGCATTGGCAGGACCGGTCCGTCGGCAAACCAGTGGCCCGGTCGGGGTAGGAGCACTGCCGCCGAAGGTACCAGGAGTCCACGTTCTTTTCAGCGGTGACCCGGAGCAGGTTACAGCAAACTTCCGCAACTTCGGCGCTCCCGGCCCGGCATCCTGGACCGTGAGCAACGGCGCCATGATCGCCGCCAACGGAAACATCGTAACGAGGCTCAAGCTCACAGATTTCCAGCTGCATCTGGAATGGAAGGAGCCTTACATGCCTAATGCGCACGGTCAGGAGCGTGGAAACAGCGGAATTGGCCTGGATGAGCGCTACGAAATCCAGGTGCTCGATTCGTACGGCATCGCCTCGCCGGGCAGCGGTGATTGCGGGTCGGTTTACGGGCAATCGGCCCCCCTGATCAATGCGTGCAAACCGCCGCGCGTATGGCAAAGCTACGACATCATCTTCCGCGCGCCGCGCTGGGATGCAAACGGCAAGAAGACTCAAGACGCCCGTGTCACCGTGTTCCAGAACGGAATGATCGTGCAAAATAACACGCGCATACAGGGCACAACCGGCATAGGTCGCGGCAGCGAAGGAAACAGCCCAGGCGGCATCATTCTGCAGTACCACGGCAATCCGATGTCGTTTCGCAATATCTGGGTGGTATCTCTGCCACTCAGTGGCGCGGCGCACTACTAG
- a CDS encoding DUF1844 domain-containing protein, with translation MNEEDAPGFTVVDRRSSGDDVVEATDETVASMPEVAPDVDQTDAEPELQMPPPEYLLNLACLSLSVTELCATLVFVLDQKARIHMGLLADPNTGEVKVSLDDARLAIDLIQFLAPRVRREIPPEAAAELDRRTNDLRMNFVTRSQGPTKDG, from the coding sequence ATGAACGAGGAAGATGCGCCAGGATTTACGGTTGTGGATCGGCGCAGCAGCGGCGATGATGTTGTGGAGGCAACGGACGAAACCGTCGCTTCAATGCCGGAAGTTGCACCCGACGTCGACCAGACCGATGCGGAGCCCGAGCTGCAGATGCCGCCGCCCGAGTACTTGCTCAATCTGGCATGCCTGAGCCTTTCGGTTACGGAACTCTGCGCTACGCTGGTGTTTGTACTGGACCAGAAAGCCCGTATCCATATGGGTCTCCTGGCGGACCCCAATACGGGTGAGGTGAAGGTTAGCCTGGATGACGCCCGCCTGGCGATCGACCTTATCCAATTCCTTGCGCCAAGGGTTCGTCGTGAGATACCGCCTGAGGCAGCCGCAGAGCTGGATCGGCGCACCAACGATTTACGAATGAACTTTGTGACTCGCAGCCAGGGTCCCACGAAAGATGGGTGA
- the glmU gene encoding bifunctional UDP-N-acetylglucosamine diphosphorylase/glucosamine-1-phosphate N-acetyltransferase GlmU: protein MGDATLSDSTADDRRPLAAVVLAAGKSTRMRSATPKALHNLCGIPMAQHVVRACRAVGAGNIHVVVGHQAELVRAGLGDDVEYVDQPVQLGTGDAVAQCRPALGRWQGDILVMAGDVPLIRGDSLESMLRLHWVSGAAVTLLTAVLPDPTGYGRVVRNEQTDEITGIVEHRDCSPQQLAIREVNPSIYVFRADALWTALERITNNNQQGEYYLTDTLHLLRDMGEKVAGLPVRDHTEVFGVNNRIELSQAAAILRGRILDALMLSGVSITDPATTWVDLDITVGEDTVIEPNTLLSGNTHIGAGCVIGPGARIVSSTIGDGSVICSSQVVDSRIGAGCKVGPFAHLRPGTVLGQGVKIGDFVEIKNSRLETGAQASHLAYIGDAEIGRSTNIGAGTITCNYDGAHKHRTRIGSNVFVGSNSTLIAPLEIGDGAFIAAGSAVPEDVPADALVIARARPVTKPGWAAARRAQAMATASPQKPQP, encoded by the coding sequence ATGGGTGACGCCACGCTTTCCGACTCGACGGCGGATGATCGACGTCCGCTGGCGGCCGTGGTGCTGGCGGCGGGAAAATCGACCCGGATGCGCAGCGCCACGCCAAAGGCGCTGCACAACCTGTGCGGCATACCCATGGCGCAACACGTTGTCAGAGCGTGCAGGGCCGTTGGGGCCGGCAATATTCACGTAGTTGTTGGCCACCAGGCAGAACTGGTCCGCGCGGGCCTGGGTGATGACGTGGAGTACGTTGATCAACCGGTCCAGCTAGGCACCGGAGACGCTGTTGCGCAATGCCGGCCGGCGTTGGGCAGATGGCAGGGCGACATCCTGGTGATGGCCGGAGATGTGCCGCTTATCCGCGGCGACTCGCTTGAATCCATGCTCCGTCTGCATTGGGTATCTGGAGCCGCGGTAACACTGTTGACGGCGGTGCTCCCGGATCCTACCGGGTATGGTCGCGTCGTGCGCAACGAACAGACGGACGAGATAACCGGCATCGTCGAGCACCGCGATTGCAGCCCGCAACAGCTGGCGATCCGCGAGGTGAATCCCTCGATCTATGTGTTCCGCGCTGATGCCTTATGGACCGCTCTGGAGCGCATTACCAACAACAACCAACAGGGCGAGTACTATCTGACCGATACGCTCCATCTGCTGCGAGATATGGGAGAAAAGGTCGCCGGTCTGCCGGTACGCGATCACACCGAGGTATTCGGCGTTAACAACCGGATCGAGTTGTCACAGGCCGCTGCGATACTGCGCGGACGTATCCTGGACGCGCTGATGTTGTCGGGCGTATCCATCACCGACCCGGCGACGACCTGGGTGGACCTCGACATCACGGTTGGCGAAGATACGGTGATCGAACCGAACACACTGCTTTCGGGCAATACGCATATCGGGGCGGGATGCGTGATTGGCCCTGGAGCGCGCATCGTATCCAGTACCATTGGCGACGGCAGCGTGATCTGTAGTTCTCAGGTAGTGGATAGCCGCATTGGCGCAGGATGTAAAGTGGGCCCATTCGCACACCTTCGGCCTGGGACAGTACTTGGTCAGGGTGTGAAGATTGGCGACTTTGTAGAGATCAAGAATTCCCGTTTGGAGACCGGCGCGCAGGCTTCGCATCTGGCCTATATCGGTGATGCCGAAATAGGCCGCAGTACAAACATCGGCGCCGGCACAATCACCTGCAACTACGACGGCGCCCACAAACATCGGACACGAATCGGCAGCAACGTTTTCGTCGGCTCCAACTCCACGCTGATCGCGCCGCTGGAGATTGGGGATGGGGCGTTTATTGCAGCAGGTTCGGCTGTTCCGGAGGATGTTCCAGCCGATGCGCTCGTGATTGCACGTGCCCGGCCTGTTACGAAGCCTGGCTGGGCCGCGGCGCGACGAGCGCAAGCTATGGCCACAGCCTCGCCGCAAAAGCCGCAGCCTTAG
- a CDS encoding ribose-phosphate pyrophosphokinase, whose translation MEFDSGFRIFAGNANPQLARDIAAVLKVQLGAITVSRFADGESRVKIEESARGQDIFIVQPTCAPVNDNLMELLIMLDAFRRASARRITVVLPYYGYARQDKKIKPREPVTARLIANLISQAGATRVLCVDLHAGQIQGFFDVPVDHLYAGPLIAEHLVEEDLKDGNTVVVSPDVGGVARARALAEHLSTPIAIIAKRRPEPNKVEIMEIIGDVAGKRCVMIDDMIDTGSSIVQGAVALMDRGAEEVHACCTHAILSDHAVERLKESPLKSVVVTDTIPVPPERRFPRLKVLSVANLLAEAIHRIHDDMSVSELFRHYAAH comes from the coding sequence GTGGAATTCGATTCAGGCTTCCGCATCTTCGCAGGTAACGCCAATCCGCAACTGGCCAGGGACATCGCTGCCGTCCTCAAGGTTCAGCTTGGTGCCATTACCGTCAGCAGATTCGCCGACGGTGAAAGCCGCGTCAAGATCGAGGAGAGCGCCCGTGGGCAGGATATCTTCATCGTGCAGCCGACCTGCGCGCCGGTGAACGACAACCTGATGGAACTGCTCATCATGCTGGATGCATTCCGTCGCGCTTCGGCCCGAAGAATTACCGTTGTGCTGCCTTACTATGGTTATGCCAGGCAGGACAAGAAGATCAAGCCGCGGGAACCGGTTACGGCACGACTTATCGCCAATCTGATTTCGCAGGCGGGCGCCACGCGCGTACTCTGCGTTGACCTGCATGCCGGGCAGATACAGGGCTTTTTTGACGTGCCGGTCGACCACCTGTACGCCGGACCCCTTATCGCCGAACATCTCGTGGAGGAAGACCTGAAGGACGGAAACACCGTGGTTGTCTCCCCGGATGTAGGCGGGGTAGCGCGAGCGCGCGCTCTGGCCGAGCATCTTAGCACGCCCATAGCGATCATTGCTAAACGGAGACCCGAACCGAACAAAGTTGAGATCATGGAGATCATCGGCGATGTGGCCGGCAAGCGGTGTGTAATGATCGACGATATGATCGACACGGGTTCCAGCATCGTGCAAGGCGCCGTCGCGCTGATGGACCGTGGCGCTGAGGAGGTGCACGCCTGCTGCACGCACGCCATACTAAGCGACCACGCTGTGGAGCGGCTCAAGGAGTCACCGCTGAAATCGGTAGTCGTTACCGATACAATCCCGGTCCCGCCGGAACGCCGATTTCCGCGCCTCAAAGTGCTGTCGGTGGCCAATCTGCTGGCCGAGGCGATCCACCGGATACATGACGATATGTCGGTAAGCGAGCTGTTCCGACATTATGCTGCGCACTAG
- a CDS encoding MBL fold metallo-hydrolase translates to MAKVQIARTNAALIADVDGTSSRAGGGCFWWLGQHSFIVKVGGRVVYIDPFLSPLPARQTPPLLLPSDVTNADLVLVSHGHLDHLDPFALRGIGSASPDAVFVCPKTEAHRLVEEAGIAESRIRAASADEHLHEAGFAVTTIKAKHEFFHEDPELGFPFLGFVLERDGARLYHAGDTIPWDGLEALLRTWPRLDAALVPINGRDAERLKNNIMGNLTFQEAAELAGELNVGLAVPAHYDMFIGNQEDPARFVDFLEAKYPHVPHWVGSAGECVPFGAR, encoded by the coding sequence GTGGCAAAGGTTCAGATAGCGCGGACGAATGCGGCGCTGATCGCCGATGTTGACGGCACATCATCGCGAGCGGGTGGCGGTTGCTTCTGGTGGCTGGGCCAGCACTCGTTTATCGTTAAGGTTGGCGGCAGGGTTGTGTACATCGATCCTTTCCTCTCCCCGTTGCCGGCGCGCCAAACACCGCCGCTGCTGCTGCCATCCGATGTGACCAATGCCGACCTGGTGCTTGTTAGCCATGGCCATCTCGACCACCTGGATCCTTTTGCCCTTCGTGGAATCGGCAGCGCCTCGCCGGATGCCGTGTTTGTTTGCCCGAAAACGGAGGCGCACCGGCTCGTAGAGGAGGCGGGTATCGCAGAATCTCGCATCCGCGCCGCGTCGGCAGATGAGCATCTCCACGAGGCAGGTTTCGCGGTCACCACCATCAAGGCGAAGCACGAGTTCTTCCATGAGGACCCCGAACTCGGCTTCCCGTTTCTGGGATTCGTACTGGAGCGCGATGGCGCCCGCCTCTATCACGCCGGAGACACAATACCGTGGGACGGGCTGGAGGCTCTGCTGCGGACATGGCCTCGCCTCGATGCTGCTCTGGTTCCGATTAATGGACGGGATGCCGAGCGCCTGAAGAACAACATAATGGGAAACCTGACGTTTCAGGAAGCGGCAGAACTAGCAGGCGAGCTCAATGTTGGTCTTGCCGTGCCCGCGCACTACGACATGTTCATTGGCAATCAGGAAGACCCGGCCCGATTTGTGGATTTCCTGGAGGCTAAGTATCCGCACGTGCCGCACTGGGTTGGTTCGGCGGGCGAGTGTGTCCCGTTTGGAGCGCGCTAG
- the trxB gene encoding thioredoxin-disulfide reductase produces the protein MTRDLIILGSGPAGYTAALYTGRANLKPLLIDGGAGHGQDLLGAGGQLTITTEVENYPGFEHGIQGPELMEIMRKQVLRFNVDLVEDLATRVDLGSRPFKVWVGDELYESKALIVTTGASAKWLGLPEERPVWEGGLGGAGISACATCDGFFFRNMPVAVIGGGDTAMEEALYLVNHAARVFVIHRRDTLRASKIMQDRASNHPKIEFLWNKRVAEVHDPAEKKLSGLTLVDTETGDRSELAVQGMFVAIGHKPNTDLFVGQLELDAAGYIVTHHNVRTTRFGVYAAGDVQDPEYRQAVTAAGSGCMAAIEAERLLELERAVGPENAAAGW, from the coding sequence ATGACGCGTGACCTCATTATCCTCGGCTCGGGACCTGCCGGCTACACAGCGGCACTCTACACCGGCCGCGCCAATCTGAAGCCGCTTCTCATTGATGGCGGTGCCGGGCATGGTCAGGACCTTCTCGGTGCTGGTGGGCAGCTTACAATCACCACAGAGGTTGAGAACTACCCTGGATTCGAGCACGGAATACAGGGCCCAGAGTTGATGGAGATCATGCGCAAACAGGTGCTGCGTTTCAACGTCGATCTCGTGGAGGATCTGGCAACGCGCGTGGATCTTGGCAGCCGACCATTTAAGGTATGGGTCGGCGACGAACTGTATGAGTCCAAAGCGCTTATCGTCACGACTGGAGCGTCGGCGAAATGGCTGGGCTTGCCGGAGGAGCGGCCGGTCTGGGAAGGCGGACTTGGCGGCGCCGGTATCTCTGCGTGCGCAACCTGCGACGGCTTCTTCTTCCGCAATATGCCGGTTGCTGTTATCGGTGGTGGTGACACGGCGATGGAGGAAGCGCTGTACCTCGTGAACCATGCCGCGCGCGTTTTCGTCATCCATAGGCGCGACACTCTGCGAGCGTCCAAGATTATGCAGGACCGGGCGAGCAATCACCCCAAGATTGAGTTCCTCTGGAATAAACGAGTGGCGGAAGTACACGATCCTGCCGAAAAAAAGCTTTCTGGTTTGACGTTGGTGGATACGGAGACGGGCGATCGCTCGGAGCTTGCAGTGCAGGGCATGTTCGTAGCTATCGGTCACAAACCGAATACGGACCTGTTTGTCGGACAGTTGGAGTTGGATGCTGCCGGCTACATCGTGACCCACCATAACGTTCGTACCACCCGATTCGGTGTTTACGCGGCGGGTGACGTGCAGGATCCCGAGTACCGCCAGGCCGTAACGGCAGCAGGAAGCGGCTGTATGGCGGCAATTGAGGCCGAGCGACTGCTTGAGCTTGAGAGGGCCGTCGGACCAGAGAATGCGGCTGCCGGATGGTGA